DNA sequence from the Anaerolineae bacterium genome:
AGTGGGCCGGAAGAATACCGACCCCGCTACGTCAACCTGCGACCCGGGATAGGAGCGCCACGTGATGAGCTCATTCTCGCGCTCCTCGACGATCTCGCCCTCCCACTCCACCGTGGCCCGGACGGGTCCGGGGGCCCGCACCACCCAGCGCGATCGCCTCTCGCCCATGGGCGTCACCGACACCACGTGGCCCATGACCCGGGGCAGGTTCTCCAGGTTGCGCCAGAACCGGTAGACCTCCTCCACCGGTCGTCTCACCACGATGCTCTCTTCTACCCGGATGCCCGGGCCTCCAGGCCACGCCCAGGTCGCCCGGCGCCCTCCGGCATCTAGCCCCAGGGCATGGTACAGGTAGCTATGGCCACTGAGGCCGCGGTAGAAGAGAGCGCCGCCGAGCACGAGCCACACCAGCCCCCTGAAGGAGCGGGCGAACCCGTACACGAGTAGAAGCGACCCTACCAGCAGCGAGGCCCACCTCTCCGAATGACCGATGTTGACTTCGCGTGAGAGCTTAGTATCTAGCTGCACGTCCTCCTCCTTGGGTGTGCCGCACTCCGGCGCCGACTTCGCGCCGGCAGCCGCCTGCCCAGTCTCCTGTCCGGCGCTGCCAATTCCACCCATCCCGCCAGCCACCCCGCGGCACCAGCGGCAGTGAGGCGCCTGTGCTCCTTGAACGGTGCGAGCACGGCTGCCCGAACCTTCCCCAGCGGTCCCCGCTCCTCGGGCCGTCGCC
Encoded proteins:
- a CDS encoding DUF2892 domain-containing protein; the protein is MQLDTKLSREVNIGHSERWASLLVGSLLLVYGFARSFRGLVWLVLGGALFYRGLSGHSYLYHALGLDAGGRRATWAWPGGPGIRVEESIVVRRPVEEVYRFWRNLENLPRVMGHVVSVTPMGERRSRWVVRAPGPVRATVEWEGEIVEERENELITWRSYPGSQVDVAGSVFFRPTPAGDGTEIRVMLAYSPPGGAVGTAVGRLLNPMTADEIRADLRQFRDRLEAGEVLMGGATEGEGMCAEG